Proteins encoded together in one Microbacterium sp. ABRD28 window:
- a CDS encoding ABC transporter ATP-binding protein, translating to MPEPVIRAENLVKTYSSKGKPDFVAVDGLSFEVAPGESFGLLGPNGAGKSTTMKMVGAVSTRTRGELSILGLDPDRFGPEIRSRLGVVPQQDNLDGELNARENLYIYGRYFGLPGKVCHEKADELLAFAQLEDKAKSKVEQLSGGMKRRLTIARGLINDPRILLLDEPTTGLDPQARHVLWDRLFRLKERGTTLVLTTHYMDEAEQLCDRLIVVDKGRIMAEGTPASLIREHSSREVLEVRFGSDRNEQVAPQLQGLGDSVEVLPDRILIYTDNGERALERVTQLGFEPITSLVRRSSLEDVFLRLTGRSLIE from the coding sequence GTGCCTGAGCCCGTGATCCGCGCCGAGAACCTTGTGAAGACGTATTCGTCGAAGGGGAAGCCCGATTTCGTCGCGGTCGACGGGCTGTCGTTCGAGGTCGCACCGGGGGAATCGTTCGGGCTGCTCGGCCCGAACGGGGCGGGCAAGTCGACGACGATGAAGATGGTCGGTGCGGTGTCGACGCGCACCCGCGGTGAGCTCAGCATCCTGGGGCTCGACCCCGATCGCTTCGGTCCCGAGATCCGCTCGCGCCTCGGCGTCGTCCCGCAGCAGGACAACCTCGATGGGGAGCTGAACGCCCGCGAGAACCTCTACATCTACGGCCGCTACTTCGGCCTGCCGGGCAAGGTCTGCCACGAGAAGGCCGATGAGCTGCTGGCCTTCGCCCAGCTCGAAGACAAGGCCAAGAGCAAGGTCGAGCAGCTCTCGGGCGGTATGAAGCGGCGCCTCACGATCGCGCGCGGGCTCATCAACGACCCCCGGATCCTCCTCCTGGACGAGCCGACCACGGGCCTGGACCCGCAGGCTCGTCACGTGCTGTGGGACCGGCTGTTCCGTCTCAAGGAGCGCGGCACGACGCTGGTTCTCACCACCCACTACATGGACGAGGCCGAGCAGCTGTGCGACCGGCTCATCGTGGTCGACAAGGGGCGCATCATGGCCGAGGGGACTCCGGCCTCGCTCATCCGCGAGCACTCCAGCCGCGAAGTCCTCGAGGTGCGCTTCGGCTCCGACCGCAACGAGCAGGTCGCCCCGCAGCTGCAGGGTCTCGGCGACAGCGTCGAGGTGCTCCCCGACCGCATCCTCATCTACACCGACAACGGTGAACGCGCGCTCGAACGCGTCACCCAGCTCGGGTTCGAGCCGATCACCTCGCTGGTGCGCCGCTCCAGCCTCGAAGACGTCTTCCTTCGCCTGACCGGAAGGTCGCTGATCGAATGA
- a CDS encoding ABC transporter permease: MSADARSGPTTAKTEQPSLDELRAEAMAWGRKPRAYGSWYVTEHMVRAMRAYGWTIVVGALGQPVVYLLGLGLGLAALIDQDVVDGGVSVPYVVFVAPALLMTATIAVASEEFTYPVMAGFKWRRYFYGFNASALSSPQIAHGVILGATARMIVVAVAYYLFLVLFQAIPNPETGWISIFISILAGLAFGVPIMAYAGRIEEDKGQFALVQRFIFMPMFLFSGTFYPLSELGALQVIGWISPLWHATELGRLVTYGRPESLLMIGVHVLYLLALTVGAAFLARRIFVRRLAK, from the coding sequence ATGAGCGCAGATGCGAGGAGCGGTCCGACGACCGCGAAGACCGAGCAGCCGAGCCTGGATGAGCTGCGCGCCGAGGCGATGGCGTGGGGACGCAAGCCCCGCGCGTACGGATCGTGGTACGTCACCGAGCACATGGTGCGCGCGATGCGCGCCTACGGTTGGACGATCGTCGTCGGCGCGCTCGGGCAGCCGGTCGTGTACCTGCTGGGGCTGGGGCTGGGGCTCGCAGCGCTGATAGATCAGGATGTCGTCGACGGTGGCGTCTCGGTCCCGTACGTCGTCTTCGTCGCCCCCGCTCTCCTCATGACCGCCACGATCGCGGTGGCGAGCGAGGAATTCACCTATCCGGTGATGGCCGGCTTCAAGTGGCGGCGATACTTCTACGGTTTCAACGCCTCGGCGCTGTCGTCGCCGCAGATCGCCCACGGCGTCATCCTCGGCGCCACGGCTCGCATGATCGTGGTCGCCGTGGCCTACTACCTGTTCCTCGTCCTCTTCCAAGCGATCCCGAACCCCGAGACCGGGTGGATCTCGATCTTCATCTCGATCCTCGCCGGGCTGGCGTTCGGCGTCCCGATCATGGCCTACGCCGGGCGCATCGAAGAGGACAAAGGGCAGTTCGCCCTCGTGCAGCGGTTCATCTTCATGCCGATGTTCCTGTTCTCGGGCACGTTCTATCCGCTGTCCGAACTGGGCGCGCTGCAGGTGATCGGCTGGATCTCCCCGTTGTGGCACGCCACCGAGCTCGGGCGCCTGGTCACGTACGGCCGACCCGAGAGTCTGCTCATGATCGGCGTGCACGTCCTGTATCTCCTCGCGCTCACCGTCGGCGCCGCGTTCCTCGCGCGCCGGATCTTCGTGCGGAGGCTCGCGAAATGA
- a CDS encoding ABC transporter permease, whose product MTATVVARQTRAGGVRALWAGNPQAVVQRGLIAARSSNWIVVLSGFFEPVFYLLSMGVGLGALIGDVTTASGLDVSYAAFIAPALLAVSAMNGAVYDSTWNVFFKLNYGKLYEGMLSTSLGPLDVALGEILYALLRGLVYATGFMVIMQVAGLNLSWTAILALPAVLLIAFGFASLGMAITSYMKAFQHMDWINFVMLPMFLFSATFYPLSVYDGQPWIIAIIQALPLWHGVELIRGLTLGDLNAGMLWHVLYFAVMITVGLIFTTKRLRALFLD is encoded by the coding sequence ATGACCGCCACCGTCGTCGCTCGCCAGACCCGCGCCGGGGGAGTCCGTGCCCTCTGGGCCGGCAATCCACAGGCGGTCGTGCAGCGCGGACTCATCGCGGCCCGCTCGTCGAACTGGATCGTCGTGCTGTCGGGCTTCTTCGAGCCGGTCTTCTATCTGCTGTCGATGGGTGTCGGCCTGGGCGCGCTCATCGGAGACGTCACGACCGCCTCCGGCCTCGACGTCTCTTACGCCGCCTTCATCGCGCCCGCGCTCCTGGCGGTCTCGGCCATGAACGGCGCGGTCTACGACTCCACCTGGAACGTCTTCTTCAAGCTCAACTACGGCAAGCTCTACGAGGGGATGCTCTCGACCTCGCTCGGTCCGCTCGATGTGGCGCTGGGCGAGATCCTTTATGCGCTGCTGCGGGGGCTGGTCTACGCCACCGGGTTCATGGTGATCATGCAGGTCGCCGGCCTGAACCTGTCGTGGACGGCGATCCTGGCCCTCCCGGCGGTGCTCCTCATCGCGTTCGGCTTCGCCAGCCTCGGGATGGCGATCACGAGCTACATGAAGGCGTTCCAGCACATGGACTGGATCAACTTCGTCATGCTGCCGATGTTCCTCTTCTCCGCGACGTTCTACCCGCTGAGTGTGTACGACGGGCAGCCGTGGATCATCGCCATCATCCAGGCGCTTCCGCTCTGGCACGGCGTGGAGCTCATCCGCGGCCTCACCCTCGGCGACCTGAATGCGGGCATGCTCTGGCACGTGCTCTACTTCGCGGTGATGATCACCGTCGGGCTCATCTTCACCACGAAGCGGCTGCGCGCGCTCTTCCTCGACTGA
- a CDS encoding LysE family transporter: protein MGLGALLLASETAFTIVKWVGVAYLAFLGIRMLLARGALLHGAPTADPRGSRRALFLRSFLVAVTNPKGYLFVGALLPQFIDPAASPLPQYLLIGVVFCALDFAIMLGYAVLGSGVIRLLKRRGAVWIERVSGAVLLGLAAWLATSRRAPA, encoded by the coding sequence GTGGGCCTGGGGGCATTGCTCCTCGCGAGCGAGACGGCGTTCACCATCGTCAAGTGGGTGGGAGTGGCCTACCTGGCCTTCCTGGGTATCCGGATGCTGCTGGCCCGCGGTGCGCTGCTGCACGGCGCCCCGACAGCCGACCCGCGCGGCTCGCGCCGCGCGCTTTTTCTCCGCAGCTTCCTGGTCGCGGTGACCAATCCCAAGGGGTATCTCTTCGTCGGAGCACTGCTGCCGCAGTTCATCGACCCCGCCGCCTCGCCGCTGCCGCAGTATCTCCTCATCGGCGTCGTCTTCTGCGCACTCGACTTCGCGATCATGCTCGGCTACGCCGTTCTGGGCTCCGGCGTCATCCGCCTTCTCAAGCGCCGCGGCGCGGTGTGGATCGAGCGAGTGTCGGGCGCGGTGCTGCTCGGGCTCGCGGCGTGGCTCGCCACCTCGCGCCGCGCGCCGGCGTGA
- a CDS encoding MFS transporter yields the protein MTQATDSTAASSSAVPANPRSRVITASLVGTTIEFYDFYVYATASVLVFPLLFFPTGNDTTSLLASFGVFGAAMVARPLGAVIFGHFGDRFGRKATLVASLLTMGIATFLIGCLPTFNDIGLWAALLLLILRLAQGFALGGEWSGAALVATENAPKGKRAWYGTFPQLGAPLGFIIANSVFLTIYFLLPHPEDPALRSDAFLAWGWRVPFLFSAVMVIIGLWVRLRLVESSTFVKAEQRGVIRRFPVGTVLRRHWRQAVLGTFIMLATYVLFYLMTQFTLSYGTKPADLEVASAAARAAAESSGRAFDEAAFAAQFYPGLGFGYTDFVIMQIIGVVFFGIFTLLSGPIADAIGRRTLLMWVTGLIIVFGLSFSIFLLPSADPKFTGALTQAFLIFGFMLMGWSFGPMGAVLPELFPTNVRYSGSAIAYNVSSILGAAVAPIIAVALWQLGDGNPWLVGVYLSAMGVLTFIALALAPETKNVDYDEDLGVGATGSL from the coding sequence ATGACACAGGCGACCGATTCCACCGCCGCTTCGTCGTCCGCCGTTCCCGCCAACCCGCGCTCCCGTGTCATCACGGCGAGCCTGGTCGGCACGACGATCGAGTTCTACGACTTCTACGTCTACGCCACCGCCTCGGTGCTCGTCTTCCCGCTGCTGTTCTTCCCCACGGGCAACGACACCACCTCGCTCCTGGCCTCCTTCGGCGTCTTCGGTGCGGCGATGGTCGCCCGGCCGCTCGGCGCGGTCATCTTCGGGCATTTCGGCGACCGCTTCGGCCGCAAGGCCACGCTCGTGGCATCCCTCCTCACGATGGGGATCGCGACGTTCCTCATCGGGTGCCTGCCCACCTTCAACGACATCGGCCTGTGGGCGGCCCTCCTGCTGCTGATCCTCCGTCTCGCCCAGGGCTTCGCCCTCGGCGGCGAGTGGTCGGGCGCAGCACTCGTGGCGACCGAGAACGCGCCGAAGGGGAAGCGCGCCTGGTACGGCACGTTCCCGCAGCTGGGCGCGCCGCTCGGGTTCATCATCGCCAACTCGGTGTTCCTGACGATCTACTTCCTCCTCCCCCACCCCGAGGATCCGGCGCTGCGCTCGGACGCCTTCCTGGCGTGGGGATGGCGCGTGCCGTTCCTGTTCTCGGCGGTGATGGTGATCATCGGCCTGTGGGTGCGCCTGCGGCTGGTGGAATCGAGCACCTTCGTCAAGGCGGAGCAGAGGGGCGTCATCCGCCGCTTCCCCGTCGGCACCGTGCTGCGCCGGCACTGGCGCCAGGCGGTCCTCGGCACGTTCATCATGCTCGCCACCTACGTGCTGTTCTATCTGATGACGCAGTTCACCCTGTCGTACGGCACGAAGCCCGCCGACCTCGAGGTCGCGAGCGCCGCCGCCCGGGCTGCGGCGGAGTCGTCGGGCCGAGCCTTCGACGAGGCCGCGTTCGCCGCGCAGTTCTACCCGGGGCTCGGTTTCGGCTACACCGACTTCGTGATCATGCAGATCATCGGCGTGGTCTTCTTCGGCATCTTCACGCTGCTGTCGGGACCGATCGCCGACGCGATCGGACGGCGCACGCTGCTGATGTGGGTCACCGGGCTCATCATCGTGTTCGGGCTGTCGTTCTCGATCTTCCTGCTGCCCTCGGCGGACCCGAAGTTCACCGGGGCGCTGACCCAGGCCTTCCTGATCTTCGGGTTCATGCTCATGGGGTGGAGTTTCGGGCCGATGGGAGCGGTCCTTCCCGAGCTTTTCCCGACGAACGTGCGCTACTCGGGTTCGGCCATCGCCTACAACGTCTCGTCGATCCTCGGCGCCGCCGTCGCCCCGATCATCGCGGTGGCGCTGTGGCAGCTCGGCGACGGAAACCCGTGGCTCGTCGGCGTCTACCTGTCGGCGATGGGTGTGCTGACCTTCATCGCCCTCGCGCTCGCGCCCGAGACGAAGAACGTCGACTACGACGAGGACCTGGGGGTCGGCGCGACCGGGTCGCTCTGA
- a CDS encoding Fe-S protein, producing MEFLRHLVVLVHLVGFAVIFGAWVVEAVSRRRQATSLMNWGLLIAGAAGLILAAPWPAGTELNYAKIGVKLVILLAIGAVLGIARARQRKTDATPPALFWSIGVLTFANAAIAVLW from the coding sequence ATGGAATTCCTGCGCCACCTCGTCGTGCTCGTCCACCTCGTCGGATTCGCCGTGATCTTCGGCGCCTGGGTCGTCGAGGCCGTCTCGCGCCGCCGCCAGGCGACCTCCCTGATGAACTGGGGACTGCTCATCGCCGGCGCGGCAGGCCTGATCCTGGCAGCTCCGTGGCCGGCGGGCACCGAGCTCAACTACGCCAAGATCGGTGTGAAGCTCGTGATCCTCCTTGCCATCGGTGCCGTGCTCGGCATCGCGCGTGCCCGTCAGCGCAAGACGGATGCCACGCCGCCGGCGCTCTTCTGGTCGATCGGCGTGCTCACCTTCGCCAACGCCGCCATCGCCGTGCTGTGGTGA
- the ribH gene encoding 6,7-dimethyl-8-ribityllumazine synthase → MSGKGAPIAVDEIDGAGLQIVVVAGTWHATISDGLIAGAERVLDAAGADYRLVRVPGSFELPVAAKAALEAGADAVVALGVIIRGGTPHFEYVSAAATDGLTRVALDTGKPVGFGVLTLDDEQQGLDRAGLEGSKEDKGAEAADAALRTALVLRALRG, encoded by the coding sequence GTGAGCGGCAAGGGAGCACCGATCGCGGTCGACGAGATCGACGGCGCCGGCCTGCAGATCGTGGTCGTCGCCGGCACGTGGCACGCGACCATCAGCGACGGCTTGATCGCCGGTGCCGAGCGCGTGCTCGACGCCGCCGGCGCCGATTACCGCCTGGTGCGCGTGCCGGGATCGTTCGAGCTGCCGGTCGCCGCGAAAGCGGCGCTCGAGGCCGGAGCCGACGCCGTGGTCGCTCTCGGGGTGATCATCCGCGGTGGCACCCCGCACTTCGAGTACGTCTCGGCCGCCGCGACCGACGGTCTCACGCGGGTGGCGCTGGACACGGGCAAGCCCGTCGGATTCGGCGTGCTCACCCTCGACGACGAGCAGCAGGGCCTCGACCGTGCCGGCCTGGAGGGATCGAAGGAGGACAAGGGGGCCGAGGCAGCCGACGCGGCCCTGCGCACCGCGCTCGTCCTCCGCGCCCTGCGCGGCTGA
- the ribA gene encoding GTP cyclohydrolase II — translation MSLSPLSDALDALRAGKPVIVVDDENRENEGDIILSAQLATPEWVAWTVRWSSGFVCAPMPADWADRLDLPPMVEVNEDARGTAYTVSVDAADRVSTGISASDRAHTLNVLADVESTPSSVIRPGHILPLRAVDGGVRERAGHTEAAVELMKLAGLPPVGAIAEVVAEDGSMMRMPGLVDLAARDGIPLITIEQLIAHLDEVDPVDVSAHATQRRRVSLRAEAKVPTSHGEFRFRAYKDRVTGTDHLAVISGELTDTAPLVRVHSECLTGEAFGSLKCECGPQLDAALDAIERDGGVVIYMRGHEGRGIGLINKLRAYSLQERGLDTVDANLALGLPADARDYAAAAGILADLGIEKVRLLTNNTDKVAQLRGFGLDIVEQVPLLVGVGPNNHQYLATKRDRMGHIIDEGDLADAIAHMKEGVA, via the coding sequence ATGAGCCTTTCCCCCCTCTCCGACGCCCTCGACGCCCTGCGCGCGGGCAAGCCCGTCATCGTCGTCGACGATGAGAACCGCGAGAACGAGGGCGACATCATCCTGTCGGCGCAGCTGGCGACCCCCGAATGGGTCGCCTGGACGGTGCGCTGGTCGAGCGGCTTCGTCTGCGCGCCGATGCCCGCCGACTGGGCCGATCGGCTCGACCTCCCGCCGATGGTCGAGGTGAACGAGGACGCCCGCGGCACCGCCTACACCGTGAGTGTCGACGCCGCCGACCGGGTGTCCACCGGCATCAGCGCGAGCGACCGGGCGCACACCCTGAACGTGCTCGCCGACGTCGAGTCGACACCGAGCTCGGTCATCCGCCCCGGACACATCCTGCCGCTGCGCGCGGTCGACGGGGGCGTGCGCGAGCGCGCCGGGCACACCGAGGCCGCCGTGGAGCTGATGAAGCTCGCCGGCCTCCCGCCGGTCGGCGCGATCGCCGAGGTCGTCGCCGAGGACGGATCCATGATGCGGATGCCGGGACTCGTCGACCTCGCCGCCCGCGACGGTATCCCGCTCATCACCATCGAGCAGCTCATCGCCCACCTCGACGAGGTCGACCCCGTCGACGTCTCGGCGCACGCTACCCAGCGGCGCCGCGTGAGCCTGCGCGCCGAGGCGAAGGTCCCGACCTCGCACGGCGAGTTCCGCTTCCGCGCCTACAAGGACCGGGTCACCGGCACCGACCACCTCGCGGTCATCTCGGGCGAGCTCACCGATACCGCTCCGCTCGTGCGGGTGCACTCGGAGTGCCTCACGGGCGAGGCCTTCGGCTCGCTGAAGTGCGAGTGCGGTCCGCAGCTGGATGCGGCGCTGGACGCCATCGAACGGGACGGCGGCGTGGTCATCTACATGCGCGGCCACGAGGGGCGCGGAATCGGGCTCATCAACAAGCTCCGCGCGTACAGCCTGCAGGAACGAGGGCTCGACACCGTCGACGCGAATCTCGCCCTCGGCCTGCCCGCCGATGCCCGCGACTACGCCGCCGCCGCGGGGATCCTCGCCGACCTCGGCATCGAGAAGGTGCGGCTGCTGACCAACAACACCGACAAGGTCGCGCAGCTGCGCGGGTTCGGTCTGGACATCGTCGAGCAGGTGCCGCTCCTCGTCGGTGTCGGCCCGAACAACCACCAGTACCTGGCCACGAAGCGTGACCGCATGGGGCACATCATCGACGAGGGCGATCTGGCCGATGCCATCGCCCACATGAAGGAGGGGGTCGCGTGA
- a CDS encoding riboflavin synthase, which yields MFTGIIEEIGAVTAVAPSGDGLRLTVRAPKAVSDAGHGDSIAVSGVCLTVVDRGEDWFTADVMRQTLDMSTLAGVAAGRAVNLERATAAQGRLGGHIVQGHIDGTGTVVEVRPGAEWRVVRIALPAHLAPLVVDKGSIAVDGVSLTVSAVSAPEAAEPWFEVSLIPETLEATTLGTRAAGDAVNLETDILARHVQRLLAFPPTAPAVPKEGGSR from the coding sequence ATGTTCACCGGAATCATCGAAGAGATCGGCGCCGTCACCGCCGTCGCCCCGTCCGGCGACGGGCTGAGACTGACGGTGCGCGCCCCCAAAGCGGTGTCGGACGCCGGCCACGGCGACTCGATCGCCGTCAGCGGCGTGTGCCTGACCGTCGTCGACCGCGGCGAGGACTGGTTCACCGCCGATGTGATGCGTCAGACCCTCGACATGTCGACCCTCGCCGGCGTCGCCGCCGGGCGCGCCGTGAACCTCGAGCGCGCGACCGCCGCTCAAGGACGCCTCGGCGGCCACATCGTGCAGGGTCACATCGACGGCACCGGCACCGTCGTCGAGGTGCGCCCGGGCGCCGAATGGCGGGTCGTGCGCATCGCCCTCCCCGCACACCTCGCGCCTCTCGTCGTCGACAAGGGCTCGATCGCGGTCGACGGGGTCTCGCTCACCGTCAGCGCCGTGAGCGCGCCCGAGGCGGCCGAGCCGTGGTTCGAGGTGTCGCTCATCCCCGAGACGCTCGAAGCCACCACCCTCGGCACCCGTGCGGCCGGCGATGCCGTCAACCTCGAGACCGACATTCTGGCGCGGCACGTGCAGCGCCTTCTCGCATTCCCTCCGACGGCGCCCGCCGTCCCGAAAGAAGGAGGCTCCCGATGA
- the ribD gene encoding bifunctional diaminohydroxyphosphoribosylaminopyrimidine deaminase/5-amino-6-(5-phosphoribosylamino)uracil reductase RibD, translated as MTVRDVERDAMRRALALALNGPAGVNPQVGAVILAPDGRILAEGWHRGAGTPHAEVDALSHLSPGEAEGATAVVTLEPCNHTGRTGPCSQALLAAGISRVLYAVDDPGVVSAGGADTLRAAGVEVEADVLGDEGRALLSAWLTVQRLGRPHVTVKWAQSLDGRAAASDGTSQWITGPAAREDVHRRRAMADAIIVGTGTVLADDPSLTARDADGALLAHQPRPVVIGERQTPSGAAVRRHPREPLFLSSRDLTRVLDDLRREGVQRVFVEGGPTLASAFVRAGLVDEVLAYIAPALLGGPRLALDDIGVETIGDAVRLTLSSVERLGEDILLVARPATAPSPANVKDS; from the coding sequence ATGACGGTGCGAGACGTCGAGCGTGACGCGATGCGTCGCGCTCTCGCGCTGGCGCTGAACGGCCCCGCGGGGGTCAACCCGCAGGTGGGAGCGGTCATCCTCGCGCCCGACGGCCGCATCCTGGCCGAGGGGTGGCATCGCGGCGCAGGCACTCCCCATGCCGAGGTCGATGCGCTGTCCCACCTCTCCCCCGGCGAGGCGGAGGGCGCCACGGCCGTGGTGACCCTCGAGCCGTGCAATCACACCGGACGCACCGGGCCGTGCAGCCAGGCGCTGTTGGCCGCCGGGATCTCGCGCGTCCTCTACGCCGTCGACGATCCCGGCGTCGTCTCCGCCGGCGGCGCCGACACGCTGCGCGCGGCAGGCGTGGAGGTCGAAGCCGATGTGCTCGGCGACGAGGGCCGCGCGCTCCTCTCGGCCTGGCTGACCGTGCAGCGCCTCGGCCGCCCGCACGTCACCGTGAAGTGGGCGCAGTCCCTCGACGGCCGCGCCGCGGCATCCGACGGCACCAGCCAGTGGATCACCGGCCCGGCCGCACGGGAGGACGTCCACCGGCGCCGGGCGATGGCCGATGCGATCATCGTCGGGACCGGCACCGTGCTCGCGGATGATCCGTCGTTGACCGCGCGCGATGCCGACGGGGCGCTTCTCGCCCACCAGCCGCGCCCCGTGGTGATCGGCGAGCGGCAGACCCCGTCCGGCGCGGCCGTCCGGCGGCATCCTCGGGAACCGCTGTTCCTCTCCTCCCGCGACCTCACCCGGGTCCTGGATGACCTCCGCCGCGAGGGCGTGCAACGCGTGTTCGTCGAGGGCGGTCCGACTCTCGCCTCGGCGTTCGTGCGCGCGGGACTGGTGGACGAGGTGCTCGCCTACATCGCACCCGCCCTGCTCGGCGGTCCGCGTCTGGCGCTCGACGACATCGGCGTCGAGACGATCGGCGATGCCGTGCGCCTCACCCTCTCCTCCGTCGAGCGTCTCGGCGAAGACATCCTGCTCGTCGCGCGCCCCGCGACGGCCCCCTCCCCCGCGAATGTGAAGGACAGCTGA
- a CDS encoding sugar-binding domain-containing protein yields the protein MPKSADISETVLPERTRDALRAAQLYYMQDLTMDAIARELRTSRSSVSRLLSQARETGLVEIVIHSPLEGPSRLAADIRDRFGVTAHIVPVPDRASDVERLDRVALSAARTLASWVDSNQSVGIAWGSTIGAVSRHLPRRVTHNTEVVQLNGAGNMRTTGIMYASELLSRFGDAFGAQVHQFPVPAFFDDPATKRAFWRERSIRRVLEMQASLDLAVFGVGSPFAEVPSHVYQGGYLDAEDYRALSREHVVGDVATVFYRADGSSDGIPLNERATGPDFSVLRRAPRRVGIVAGRAKVPSLRGALRAGLITDVILDESTARDLAATPLDAGHARPHARE from the coding sequence ATGCCGAAGTCGGCCGACATCTCGGAGACCGTCCTCCCCGAGCGGACGCGCGACGCTCTGCGTGCCGCGCAGCTGTACTACATGCAGGACCTCACGATGGATGCCATCGCCCGCGAGCTGCGCACCTCACGGTCATCCGTGTCGCGGCTGCTCAGTCAGGCGCGCGAGACCGGCCTGGTCGAGATCGTCATCCACTCCCCCCTCGAGGGCCCGTCCCGCCTCGCAGCCGACATCCGCGATCGGTTCGGGGTGACAGCCCACATCGTGCCGGTGCCCGACCGCGCGAGCGACGTCGAGCGCCTCGACCGCGTCGCCCTGTCCGCCGCGCGGACCCTCGCGAGCTGGGTCGATTCCAACCAGAGCGTCGGAATCGCGTGGGGCTCCACGATCGGCGCGGTCAGCCGCCACCTGCCGCGGCGCGTGACCCACAACACCGAGGTGGTGCAGCTCAACGGCGCCGGCAACATGCGCACGACGGGCATCATGTACGCCAGCGAGCTGCTGAGCCGGTTCGGCGACGCGTTCGGGGCGCAGGTCCACCAGTTCCCCGTGCCGGCCTTCTTCGACGACCCGGCGACCAAGCGGGCGTTCTGGCGCGAGCGCTCGATCCGCCGGGTGCTGGAGATGCAGGCCAGCCTCGACCTGGCGGTCTTCGGCGTCGGCTCGCCCTTCGCCGAGGTGCCGAGCCACGTCTATCAGGGCGGCTATCTCGACGCCGAGGACTACCGGGCCCTCAGCCGCGAGCACGTCGTGGGCGACGTCGCGACGGTGTTCTACCGCGCGGACGGTTCGAGTGACGGCATCCCCCTGAACGAACGTGCGACGGGACCGGACTTCTCGGTTCTGCGCCGCGCGCCCCGGCGCGTCGGCATCGTCGCCGGTCGCGCGAAAGTGCCGAGCCTTCGCGGCGCCCTGCGCGCCGGGCTGATCACCGACGTCATCCTCGACGAGTCCACCGCGCGCGACCTCGCCGCGACGCCGCTCGACGCCGGCCACGCGCGCCCGCATGCGCGGGAATGA